A single Rhopalosiphum padi isolate XX-2018 chromosome 4, ASM2088224v1, whole genome shotgun sequence DNA region contains:
- the LOC132930781 gene encoding cytoplasmic aconitate hydratase-like, with the protein MELQLYLASTLLVIAYAIVGRMDIDFETEPIGNDRNGKPVFLINIWPSRALIQAVEKQSVIPAMFQDVYACIENGSNAWQCLQAPDGQIYPWDVSSIYIKNPPFFNGMTKTLPGVQSVKGAHVLLFLGDSVTTDHISPVGSIARNSSAARYLASRNITPKDFNSYGSRRGNDDIMTRGTFANIRLVNKLVKNTGPKTLHIPSGQELNVFDAAQIYAKEGRPLIAIVGKDNGSGSSRDWAAKGPFLLGIKAVIAESYGRIHRSNLVGMGIIPLQFRSGENAETLKLTGHEIYDIDIPQN; encoded by the exons ATGGAGCTCCAACTATATTTAGCTTCAACGCTGTTGGTCATTGCATACGCGATTGTTGGACGCATGGACATCGACTTTGAAACTGAACCTATAG gtaatGATAGAAATGGTAAACcagtatttttgataaatatttggcCATCTAGAGCATTGATCCAAGCTGTTGAAAAACAAAGTGTAATTCCTGCAATGTTCCAAGATGTCTATGCTTGCATTGAAAATGGTTCTAATGCTTGGCAATGTTTACAAGCCCCAGACGGCCAAATATACCCATGGGATGTATCatctatttacataaaaaacccTCCGTTTTTCAATGGCATGACAAAG acATTACCTGGTGTTCAATCAGTGAAAGGGGCCCATGTATTATTGTTTCTTGGTGATTCTGTAACAACTGATCACATTAGTCCAGTTGGTAGTATTGCAAGAAATAGTTCTGCAGCTCGTTATTTAGCTTCGAGAAA tatcacTCCTAAAGACTTTAACTCGTATGGCTCAAGACGTGGAAATGATGATATTATGACTAGAGGAACGTTTGCTAACATACGATTAGTAAATAAGTTGGTGAAGAACACTGGACCAAAAACATTGCACATTCCTAGTGGACAAGAG ttgaatgTCTTTGATGCAGCTCAAATTTATGCTAAAGAGGGAAGACCGCTCATTGCTATTGTTGGCAAAGATAATGGATCAGGTTCATCAAGAGACTGGGCAGCAAAAGGACCGTTTTTActg gGAATTAAAGCTGTGATTGCTGAATCTTACGGACGTATTCATCGTTCCAACTTGGTTGGTATGGGAATAATTCCATTGCAATTCCGTTCCGGAGAAAATGCTGAAACATTAAAACTTACTGGTCATGAAATATATGACATAGATATTCCACAAAACTGA